GCCCACCGGCAGGTTGGACACCGAGCCCAGTGGCTGCTAGCCGAGGGCCCACAGAGGGTGCAGGGAGCATGGATGGGGCCCCAGGCTGGGTGTGCCCAGGGATCTGGCTCAGCTGGCAACTGCCAAGCAAAGGAAGCAGCCTGTGGCACAGACATCAGAAAGCTAGGATGACCCCTGATGGGGCATGAGGCTCCACCCCACGAGGTGGTCTGGACACCGAGAGTAAGCCCTGGACAAGGTGGCTCATTACAGTCGCCCAGCACCCAAGAGAAGGCCTGACAGAAGGGCGGGTCAACAGTGCCACCAGAGCCGCCTTGCCCAGTAAGGCCCGAGTGGACAGCACCACAGAAGGCAGCAGGGAGAGGAGGTGGCAGGGAGTGGTGGGCACTCCTGGGCCCTCCACCCCACGCTACCCAAGGGTGCCCGCCCCCACTCACCGCTTGAAGCCCAGCTCCTTATAAAGCTGCTTGCTCTCATCCAGGTAGAGCTCTGGAAAGCGGAAGCCACATGTGTGTGCCCCAGGCCCAGAACTAGCCCCCAACCCACTCACCACCAAGAATCGCCCTCCTCCTTCCGACCCTCAGTTCCTCTGCCCACCCTCCGTGCTCAGCCCACCCCCCCAGGGCCGGGAGGGGTAAAACGGGGCTGAGTGTCCCCCCCTCCACTCAGAAGAGGGGCTGAGTCCCAGAGGCAACAGGTGGAGCCGGCAGGGCAGAGCTCGCCCAGACTCTGCTGCTGGGTCCAGGTCTGTGCAGGGCACCACCCAGCCACCAGCTGCGGGGCGGGAAGGCAGGGAGAGATGAGGGACGCTGACCCGTGGGCATATCAAGGCCGCTCCAGGAGACAGAAGGGCCGGGGTTGGGCAAGAAAGGGCCCCGAACGCCCTGAGTTTAGGGAAGGGTATCTGCGCCGCCGCGGCGTGGAACAGGACGCACCTCCCGCGAAGTAGTCGCCGTCCAGGAACTCCTGCAGACCCAGGGCCTCGGGCCCCACGCCCACCAGGCGCACGCCGTGCTGGTCCAGGAGCCCAGCGAGGCTGCTGAGGTCCTGGGCGATCCAGCGGCACACAACGCACCCGAAGCGCCGCAGCCCGGCCACCACGCACGCGCGCTCCCGCCACAGGCTCCGCAGCTCCACGGCCTGCCGGGCGGCTGGGTCAGGGGCGCGCCCCGTcgcccccagccccgccccagCCCCGCCCCAGCCCCGCGGCCCCCACCACCCCATCGCTGCCAGGACGCCCGGGCAAGAGCCAGGGACGCGCCCACCCTCCTGCGCCCACCCGGCCTCACCTCCCCGGTCACCGCATGCTTCAGGATGCACGCGCCCAC
This portion of the Pongo abelii isolate AG06213 chromosome 1, NHGRI_mPonAbe1-v2.0_pri, whole genome shotgun sequence genome encodes:
- the PRXL2B gene encoding prostamide/prostaglandin F synthase isoform X1 gives rise to the protein MSTVDLARVGACILKHAVTGEAVELRSLWRERACVVAGLRRFGCVVCRWIAQDLSSLAGLLDQHGVRLVGVGPEALGLQEFLDGDYFAGELYLDESKQLYKELGFKRYNSLSILPAALGKPVRDVAAKAKAVGIQGNLSGDLLQSGGLLVVSKGGDKVLLHFVQKSPGDYVPKEHILQVLGISAECDREA